In Negativicutes bacterium, a genomic segment contains:
- the spo0A gene encoding sporulation transcription factor Spo0A — protein sequence MNKESIRVAIADDNRCFVSIIEEFLNEQDDIEVVGVAYDGEEILDLIAKKEPDVVILDIIMPHLDGIGVLEKLNITPELKRPKIIMLSAIGKEITTQRVVELGADYYILKPFNMNVIVSRIRQVVNNTSELGMKTNSTANSVSTITKPHSIDVEVTNIIREIGIPAHIKGYQYLRDAIMMIVNEIELLGAVTKILYPMIAEKHVTTPSRVERAIRHAIEVAWARGNTDTINKIFGFTVKFEKGKPTNSEFMAMIADKLRMEMKS from the coding sequence GTGAATAAAGAAAGTATTAGAGTTGCAATAGCTGATGATAATCGTTGTTTTGTTAGTATTATTGAAGAATTTCTAAATGAACAGGATGATATTGAGGTTGTAGGTGTTGCATATGATGGTGAAGAGATTTTAGATTTAATCGCTAAGAAAGAGCCGGATGTTGTTATTTTAGATATTATAATGCCACACCTTGATGGAATTGGTGTTCTTGAAAAATTAAACATTACTCCTGAATTAAAACGTCCTAAAATTATAATGCTTTCGGCAATTGGCAAGGAGATAACAACACAAAGAGTTGTAGAATTAGGTGCTGACTACTATATTTTAAAGCCTTTTAATATGAATGTTATTGTTAGTAGAATCAGACAAGTAGTTAATAATACTAGTGAATTAGGAATGAAAACTAATAGTACGGCTAACAGCGTTAGTACTATTACCAAACCGCATTCGATTGATGTAGAGGTAACTAATATTATCAGAGAAATTGGTATTCCAGCACACATTAAAGGCTATCAATACTTGCGTGATGCGATTATGATGATTGTTAACGAAATTGAATTATTAGGGGCTGTTACAAAAATTCTTTATCCGATGATTGCAGAAAAACATGTTACGACCCCAAGTAGAGTTGAACGAGCAATTAGACATGCAATTGAAGTTGCGTGGGCGCGAGGTAATACAGATACTATTAACAAGATTTTTGGCTTTACTGTTAAATTTGAAAAAGGCAAGCCGACCAATTCGGAATTTATGGCGATGATAGCTGACAAGTTAAGAATGGAAATGAAAAGTTAA